One segment of Chionomys nivalis chromosome 3, mChiNiv1.1, whole genome shotgun sequence DNA contains the following:
- the Vpreb1 gene encoding immunoglobulin iota chain → MAWISVLIMMLAHLTGGSPQPVLHQPPSASSSLGTTVRLACAPSSNYNMDIYSIYWYQMRPGHPPRLLLGHFSHSDKPLGHKIPARFSGSKDVARNVVYLSISELQPEDEAVYYCAMGPRKQKREKWMERERGGEK, encoded by the exons ATGGCCTGGATTTCTGTCCTGATCATGATGCTGGCCCACCTCACAG GTGGTAGCCCTCAGCCCGTGTTGCATCAACcaccatctgcctcttcctcgcTTGGAACCACCGTTCGTCTCGCCTGCGCCCCGAGCAGCAACTATAACATGGACATTTACAGCATTTACTGGTACCAGATGAGGCCGGGTCACCCTCCCAGGTTACTGCTGGGACATTTCTCACACTCAGACAAGCCCCTGGGTCACAAGATACCCGCTCGCTTCTCCGGATCCAAAGATGTGGCCAGGAACGTGGTGTATCTGAGCATCTCTGAACTGCAGCCTGAGGACGAGGCTGTGTATTACTGCGCCATGGGGCCCcggaaacagaaaagggagaagtggatggagagggagagaggaggagaaaagtag